In the genome of Leptospira tipperaryensis, one region contains:
- a CDS encoding LEA type 2 family protein, protein MKSKFALLLLPFLFFSLSGCAQLQTLKGKIKTPEISFERIEIAEITLEDIKLLIQTEVSNPYPISLPASSLDLDVKIEGTQFSKVKLSLEAISSSSKKQLPIEVKLKYSDLAALYKKVPGKKELLIRIEGEAGLPIPEKYRVLAGTESLKFPFQDERLIPAVLPNIEIRNFKILKPDVAKITESANSAEVAKKAVSFLDALLSPKNKKSPGSALNAGLEALDISIDTEFDLVLNNKAASELKFQDLNFELFLENDKFLTGSPVNIVNTGKESILTIKTSFPLKSVSNSIANAVTKRSSSFRLSGKASVVCPGVSTDPIGFGFSKEGNFRW, encoded by the coding sequence TTGAAATCTAAATTTGCCCTTCTCCTGCTCCCCTTTCTTTTCTTTTCCCTCTCCGGTTGCGCGCAATTACAAACGCTCAAAGGTAAGATCAAAACCCCTGAAATTTCCTTTGAAAGAATTGAAATAGCCGAAATCACTCTCGAAGATATCAAACTTCTCATTCAAACAGAAGTGAGTAATCCTTATCCGATTTCTCTTCCCGCTTCCAGCCTCGACCTGGACGTGAAAATCGAAGGAACCCAGTTCAGCAAGGTTAAACTGAGCTTAGAAGCGATCTCTAGTTCTTCTAAAAAACAACTTCCGATCGAAGTAAAACTCAAGTATTCCGATCTCGCAGCTCTCTATAAAAAAGTGCCGGGTAAAAAGGAACTCCTCATTCGTATCGAAGGGGAAGCCGGTCTCCCGATTCCTGAAAAGTATAGGGTCCTCGCTGGTACAGAATCGCTCAAATTCCCGTTTCAAGACGAAAGATTGATACCTGCGGTTCTTCCTAATATAGAGATTCGTAACTTTAAAATCCTCAAACCGGACGTCGCAAAGATAACCGAATCAGCTAACAGCGCTGAGGTTGCTAAGAAGGCTGTTTCCTTTTTGGACGCTCTTCTTTCTCCTAAGAATAAAAAGTCTCCCGGCTCCGCGTTAAACGCCGGTCTCGAAGCTCTGGATATTTCCATCGATACGGAATTCGATCTGGTTCTTAACAACAAAGCGGCTTCCGAATTGAAGTTTCAAGATCTCAACTTCGAACTCTTTCTCGAAAACGATAAATTCTTAACGGGTTCCCCAGTGAATATCGTAAACACCGGAAAAGAATCTATTCTTACGATCAAGACGAGCTTCCCTCTCAAATCCGTTTCCAATTCGATCGCGAACGCGGTTACAAAAAGAAGTTCTTCCTTTCGTCTTTCCGGTAAAGCTTCAGTTGTATGTCCGGGTGTTTCAACTGATCCGATCGGTTTTGGTTTTTCAAAGGAAGGTAACTTTCGCTGGTAA
- a CDS encoding acyl-CoA thioesterase, which produces MKTENSTLLIRKNHSTQITIRWDELDPNQHVNNKNFQGYLDEARMRAMRDWGFSMENLRERGFGPVILSVHLDFKREVSYPEEILIESDLFLKSLTRAVFEQRIISQSNQALSCKASTDWVILNLNSKRPSKFLEALGLEESVLVES; this is translated from the coding sequence ATGAAAACGGAAAACTCAACCCTCCTCATTCGAAAGAATCATTCGACTCAGATCACGATCCGCTGGGACGAACTCGATCCCAACCAACACGTGAATAACAAAAATTTCCAGGGATATCTCGACGAAGCGCGTATGAGAGCGATGCGCGATTGGGGTTTTTCAATGGAGAATCTTCGAGAACGAGGATTTGGCCCTGTCATTCTTTCCGTTCATCTGGATTTCAAACGAGAAGTTTCCTATCCGGAGGAGATTCTTATCGAATCGGATCTTTTTTTAAAGTCTCTCACACGGGCGGTCTTCGAACAGAGGATCATTTCTCAGAGTAATCAGGCCCTCTCTTGCAAAGCGAGCACCGATTGGGTGATCCTCAATCTCAATTCTAAAAGACCTTCTAAATTTTTGGAGGCCTTGGGTTTGGAAGAATCCGTTCTTGTGGAATCATAA
- a CDS encoding TetR/AcrR family transcriptional regulator, with product MKISAEKVEAKRKKILESGIEILRKAGPDGVGIQEIADASGIPKGSFYNYFPSKDHFLLEALEFYTKAAVSWNETAVGDAGRGISSLFSLYEKKRKMEKTLLSEGLSCLINVLSQYSSSSRPKFREKLKSSLEEISQGILDSLRVPKSEELLQKIHYFESSWRGAMLLSKATGDEIYLENFLSHFPKTISGD from the coding sequence ATGAAAATCTCCGCAGAGAAAGTAGAAGCGAAGAGAAAAAAGATTCTCGAAAGCGGAATTGAAATTCTCAGGAAGGCCGGTCCAGACGGAGTCGGAATCCAAGAAATCGCCGATGCATCGGGAATTCCTAAAGGATCCTTCTACAACTATTTTCCTTCAAAGGATCACTTCCTTTTGGAAGCCCTCGAGTTCTACACAAAAGCTGCGGTCTCCTGGAACGAAACTGCGGTAGGAGATGCCGGAAGAGGCATTTCTTCGCTTTTCTCTCTCTACGAAAAGAAGCGGAAAATGGAGAAGACACTCCTCTCCGAAGGACTCTCTTGTCTCATCAACGTCCTTTCCCAGTATTCCTCTTCTTCGAGGCCGAAATTTAGGGAAAAACTAAAGTCCTCTCTGGAGGAGATCTCTCAGGGGATTCTCGATTCTCTCCGAGTTCCGAAATCCGAGGAGCTCCTACAAAAGATTCACTACTTCGAATCCTCTTGGAGAGGAGCGATGCTTCTCTCCAAGGCAACCGGAGACGAAATCTATCTGGAGAATTTCCTTTCGCACTTTCCAAAAACAATTTCAGGAGATTAG
- a CDS encoding DUF1564 family protein, with the protein MGSKEITFRKKGSPVTLLIPEKIIRLRRLKADKLNEELSFLLKKYQNVALKKKFLGRSFPAISYQRKGLKLKRMNFRPDEKDWIELGVLALGLGVSRCLLFSILEEWECNQEIPREEIGGALTKITLLRKILLTQNQFHTQIFPSPS; encoded by the coding sequence ATGGGATCAAAGGAAATTACATTTCGAAAAAAGGGTTCTCCAGTTACTTTACTCATTCCAGAGAAAATTATTCGCCTGAGAAGGCTCAAAGCGGACAAACTAAATGAGGAATTGAGTTTCCTCTTAAAGAAATATCAAAATGTCGCTCTCAAGAAAAAGTTTTTGGGGAGAAGTTTTCCTGCAATTAGCTATCAAAGAAAGGGCTTAAAACTCAAAAGGATGAACTTTCGCCCAGATGAGAAGGATTGGATAGAATTAGGAGTTCTCGCCCTTGGATTGGGCGTTTCTCGTTGCCTCCTCTTTTCTATTTTGGAGGAGTGGGAATGTAATCAGGAGATTCCCCGTGAAGAAATCGGAGGAGCTCTTACAAAAATCACCCTCCTCAGAAAAATCCTCCTTACCCAAAACCAATTCCACACTCAAATTTTCCCATCCCCTTCTTAA
- a CDS encoding ArsR/SmtB family transcription factor, whose protein sequence is MELLEAKIYSGNRPRQILSALKALSDETRVRILHILSLSPLNVQEVTEVLRMGQSRVSRHLKILTEAGFLIPEREGSWVYYRIPEEKKTPDFSSEITDLLLTYKEDLPFRDEDQVQISEILSRRDQKNTFYFNNVAQDWESIQKDVLDPALYRKKILSYLPDSSSVIYDLGCGPGGLIPYLLTKSDQVIGVDSSPKMVEEAQVAFAGNSHVSLIHSPLENVASSATKQADAVVASMVLHHLSNPPGVIREIYKILKPGGTFCLVDLKKHNQEFMRDNFSDLWLGFDYSLLQDWLEFSGFTVKAHEEFDTGNVFKILIIQATKKED, encoded by the coding sequence ATGGAGCTTTTAGAAGCCAAAATCTACTCAGGGAACCGACCGAGACAGATTCTCTCCGCCCTAAAAGCGCTCTCCGACGAAACGAGAGTTCGGATTCTTCATATTCTTTCTCTTTCCCCTCTGAATGTTCAAGAAGTCACCGAGGTCTTGAGAATGGGCCAGTCCAGAGTTTCCAGACATCTCAAGATTCTGACCGAGGCAGGATTTCTCATCCCGGAACGAGAAGGTTCTTGGGTTTATTACCGAATCCCCGAAGAAAAAAAGACTCCTGACTTTTCCTCGGAAATTACCGACCTTCTTCTCACTTACAAAGAAGATCTTCCTTTTCGAGACGAGGATCAAGTTCAGATTTCGGAAATTCTTTCAAGAAGAGATCAGAAAAACACATTCTATTTTAATAATGTAGCTCAGGACTGGGAATCGATCCAAAAGGACGTCTTAGATCCCGCACTCTATCGTAAAAAAATTCTTTCCTATCTTCCGGATTCTTCCTCCGTTATCTACGACTTAGGATGCGGGCCGGGAGGTCTGATTCCATATCTGCTCACAAAATCTGATCAAGTTATCGGAGTGGATTCTTCACCCAAGATGGTGGAAGAGGCTCAGGTCGCGTTTGCCGGAAATTCTCACGTATCACTGATTCATTCTCCACTGGAGAATGTGGCTTCTTCGGCGACCAAACAAGCCGACGCAGTAGTAGCGTCGATGGTCCTTCACCATCTTTCCAATCCTCCCGGAGTTATACGCGAAATTTATAAAATACTAAAGCCCGGTGGAACCTTCTGTTTGGTGGATCTGAAAAAACACAACCAAGAGTTTATGAGAGATAATTTCTCCGACCTCTGGTTGGGCTTTGACTATTCTCTTCTTCAAGACTGGCTTGAGTTCTCAGGCTTTACCGTAAAGGCACATGAAGAATTCGATACAGGAAACGTTTTCAAAATATTAATTATTCAAGCAACGAAAAAGGAGGACTAA
- the ahcY gene encoding adenosylhomocysteinase, whose amino-acid sequence MSAITQEKGLSYKVKDLSLADWGRQEIILAEKEMPGLMALRQEYKGKKPLAGARIAGSLHMTIQTAVLIETLIELGAEVRWSSCNIFSTQDHAAAAVAKAGVPVFAWKGESEEEYWWCIEQTIFFGDKGPNMILDDGGDLTAYVHEKYPQLLSEIRGISEETTTGVKSLYKLLKKGELKVPAFNVNDSVTKSKFDNLYGCRESLADGIKRATDVMLAGKIALVCGFGDVGKGSAASLRNFGSRVIVTEIDPICALQASMEGYQVLRVEDIIEQVDIVVTATGNDDIITLEHMKAMKDGAILCNIGHFDTEIQMSRLNGEKGVTKKEIKPQVDKYTFADGKSIIVLAEGRLVNLGCATGHPSFVMSCSFTNQVLAQIELYNTKYELGVYTLPKHLDEKVAALHLEQLGVRLTKLNQKQADYLGVPVTGPFKPENYRY is encoded by the coding sequence ATGTCCGCAATTACACAGGAAAAAGGCTTAAGCTATAAAGTAAAAGACCTCTCTCTCGCAGACTGGGGAAGACAGGAAATCATCCTGGCAGAAAAAGAAATGCCGGGTCTTATGGCTTTAAGACAAGAATACAAAGGTAAAAAACCTTTGGCTGGAGCAAGAATCGCAGGTTCTCTCCACATGACGATTCAAACTGCAGTTCTGATCGAGACTCTTATCGAACTCGGAGCGGAAGTGAGATGGTCTTCTTGTAATATCTTCTCAACTCAGGATCACGCAGCGGCAGCCGTTGCAAAAGCGGGAGTTCCCGTATTTGCATGGAAAGGCGAAAGTGAAGAAGAATACTGGTGGTGTATCGAACAGACCATCTTCTTCGGAGACAAAGGGCCGAACATGATTCTTGACGACGGCGGAGATTTAACCGCTTACGTTCACGAAAAATATCCTCAATTGTTAAGCGAAATCCGCGGTATTTCCGAAGAAACAACTACGGGCGTTAAGAGTCTTTATAAACTCCTTAAAAAAGGAGAATTAAAAGTTCCTGCGTTTAACGTAAACGATTCAGTTACTAAATCCAAGTTCGACAACCTCTACGGATGCCGTGAATCTCTCGCGGACGGAATCAAAAGAGCGACTGACGTTATGCTCGCTGGAAAGATCGCTCTTGTTTGCGGTTTTGGGGACGTTGGAAAAGGTTCCGCGGCGTCTCTCCGCAACTTCGGATCACGAGTGATCGTAACCGAAATCGATCCTATCTGTGCTCTTCAAGCTTCTATGGAAGGATATCAAGTTCTTCGTGTGGAAGACATCATCGAACAAGTGGATATCGTAGTAACCGCAACCGGTAATGACGATATCATCACTCTCGAACACATGAAAGCGATGAAAGACGGAGCGATTCTTTGTAACATCGGACACTTCGACACCGAAATCCAAATGTCCAGATTGAACGGAGAAAAAGGCGTAACCAAAAAAGAAATCAAACCGCAAGTGGACAAATATACTTTTGCAGACGGTAAATCGATTATCGTTCTCGCGGAAGGACGTCTTGTAAACTTAGGTTGTGCTACCGGTCACCCATCTTTCGTAATGTCTTGTTCTTTCACGAACCAAGTATTGGCTCAGATTGAGCTCTATAACACGAAGTATGAACTGGGAGTTTACACTCTTCCAAAACATCTGGATGAAAAAGTTGCGGCTCTTCACCTGGAACAATTGGGAGTTCGTTTAACAAAATTGAATCAGAAACAAGCCGACTATTTGGGAGTTCCGGTTACTGGACCTTTCAAACCGGAGAACTATAGATACTGA
- a CDS encoding indolepyruvate ferredoxin oxidoreductase subunit alpha, with protein sequence MAYVVTEPCRNCKYTYCAAVCPVEAFREGTDCLYIEPSVCIDCNKCRPECPVEAIYPDFEVPSIWQSWIAENALKSKHSPAIIDVKVPLKGQGCINSEY encoded by the coding sequence ATGGCCTACGTTGTCACGGAACCTTGCAGAAATTGCAAATATACATACTGTGCGGCGGTTTGTCCGGTCGAAGCCTTTCGAGAAGGAACCGATTGTCTCTATATTGAACCTTCTGTCTGCATCGATTGTAACAAATGCAGACCGGAGTGTCCGGTGGAAGCGATCTATCCGGATTTCGAAGTGCCTTCGATCTGGCAGAGCTGGATTGCGGAGAATGCCCTGAAATCAAAACATTCTCCGGCGATCATAGACGTAAAAGTCCCTCTCAAAGGTCAAGGTTGTATCAACTCGGAATATTAG